In one window of Escherichia coli DSM 30083 = JCM 1649 = ATCC 11775 DNA:
- the glpE gene encoding thiosulfate sulfurtransferase GlpE — MDQFECINVADAHQKLQEKEAVLVDIRDPQSFAMGHATQAFHLTNDTLGAFMRDNDFDTPVMVMCYHGNSSKGAAQYLLQQGYDVVYSIDGGFEAWQRQFPAEVAYGA; from the coding sequence ATGGATCAGTTCGAATGTATTAACGTTGCCGACGCGCACCAGAAGTTGCAGGAAAAAGAGGCGGTGCTGGTCGATATTCGCGATCCACAGAGTTTCGCAATGGGGCATGCGACCCAGGCTTTCCATTTAACTAACGACACACTGGGCGCGTTTATGCGTGATAACGACTTTGACACACCGGTGATGGTGATGTGTTATCACGGCAATAGCAGCAAAGGCGCGGCGCAGTATCTGCTGCAACAGGGCTACGATGTGGTCTACAGCATTGATGGCGGTTTTGAAGCCTGGCAGCGCCAGTTTCCCGCAGAGGTGGCGTACGGCGCGTAA
- a CDS encoding fimbrial biogenesis usher protein: MNLKLKRCEYWMAAQKQMKRVVPLLLVIMPACSIAGMRFNPAFLSGDTEAVADLSRFEKGMTYLPGSYEVEVWVNDSPLLSRTVTFKADDANQLIPCLSLADLLSLGINKNALPEQALASSENSCLDLRIWFPDVHYMPELDAQRLKLTFPQAIIKRDARGYIPPEQWDNGITAFLLNYDFSGNNDRGDYSSNNYYLNLRAGINIGAWRFRDYSTWSRGSNSAGKLEHISSTLQRVIIPFRSELTLGDTWSSSDVFDSVSIRGIKLESDENMLPDSQSGFAPTVRGIAKSRAQVTIKQNGYVIYQTYMPPGPFEISDLNPTSSAGDLEVTIKESDNSETVYTVPYAAVPILQREGHSKYSTTVGQYRSNSYNQKSPYIFQGELIWGLPWDITAYGGAQFSEDYRALALGLGLNLGVFGATSFDVTQANSSLVDGSKHQGQSYRFLYSKSLVQTGTAFHIIGYRYSTQGFYTLSDTTYQQMSGTVVDPKTLDDKDYVYNWNDFYNLRYSKRGKFQASVSQPFGNYGSMYLSASQQTYWNTDKKDSLYQVGYNTSIKGIYLNVAWNYSKSPGTNADKIVSLNVSLPISNWLSSTNDGRSSSNAMTATYGYSQDNHGQVNQYTGVSGSLLEQHNLSYNIQHGFANQDNSSSGSVGVNYRGAYGSLNSAYSYDNEGNQQINYGISGALVVHENGLTLSQPLGETNVLIKAPGANNVDVQRGTGISTDWRGYAVVPYATEYRRNNISLDPMSMNMHTELDITSTEVIPGKGALVRAEFAAHIGIRGLFTVRYRNKSVPFGATASAQIKNSSQITGIVGDNGQLYLSGLPLEGVINIQWGDGVQQKCQANYKLPETELDNPVSYATLECR; the protein is encoded by the coding sequence ATGAACCTAAAGCTCAAAAGATGCGAATATTGGATGGCGGCACAAAAGCAGATGAAACGGGTTGTGCCGCTTCTTCTGGTTATTATGCCTGCATGTTCAATCGCGGGAATGCGCTTTAACCCTGCTTTTCTGTCGGGTGATACTGAAGCTGTTGCTGACTTATCCCGCTTCGAGAAAGGGATGACTTATCTTCCTGGTAGCTATGAAGTCGAAGTTTGGGTCAATGATTCCCCTTTACTCTCTCGTACTGTAACTTTTAAAGCAGACGATGCGAATCAACTGATTCCCTGCCTTTCACTTGCTGACTTATTAAGCCTTGGAATTAACAAAAATGCGCTGCCAGAGCAGGCTTTGGCTTCATCTGAAAATAGTTGCCTTGATTTGCGTATCTGGTTTCCTGATGTGCATTACATGCCGGAGCTGGATGCACAGAGACTTAAACTGACCTTTCCGCAGGCGATAATAAAACGTGACGCCCGCGGATATATTCCACCAGAACAGTGGGATAACGGTATTACAGCTTTTTTGCTGAATTATGACTTTTCTGGTAATAACGATCGTGGTGATTACTCTTCAAATAACTATTATTTAAATCTTCGCGCTGGGATCAATATTGGTGCATGGCGTTTTCGCGATTATTCAACCTGGAGTCGTGGGAGTAATTCAGCAGGTAAACTGGAGCATATCAGTAGTACGTTGCAGCGCGTTATTATTCCTTTCAGAAGTGAATTAACGCTAGGAGATACATGGTCATCATCAGATGTTTTCGACAGTGTTAGTATTCGTGGCATAAAACTGGAATCTGACGAAAATATGTTGCCCGATAGTCAAAGTGGTTTCGCTCCCACGGTGCGCGGAATTGCGAAAAGTCGCGCTCAGGTAACAATCAAACAGAATGGTTATGTCATTTATCAAACCTATATGCCGCCGGGACCGTTTGAGATTAGCGATCTTAACCCGACATCATCTGCGGGAGATCTGGAAGTTACCATCAAAGAGTCTGATAATTCAGAAACTGTCTATACCGTACCTTATGCCGCTGTCCCCATCCTGCAACGAGAAGGTCATTCAAAATATTCTACTACGGTTGGCCAATATCGAAGCAATAGCTATAACCAGAAAAGTCCTTATATATTTCAGGGGGAATTAATTTGGGGTTTACCCTGGGATATTACGGCTTATGGTGGGGCACAATTCTCTGAGGATTACCGGGCGTTGGCGCTCGGCCTTGGCCTGAATCTGGGTGTATTTGGTGCAACATCGTTTGATGTTACTCAGGCTAACAGTTCGCTTGTGGATGGGAGCAAACATCAAGGGCAATCTTATCGTTTTCTTTATTCCAAATCGTTAGTTCAGACAGGAACAGCATTCCATATTATTGGCTATCGTTATTCAACCCAGGGCTTTTACACTTTAAGTGATACGACATACCAACAAATGTCAGGGACTGTTGTTGATCCAAAAACGTTAGATGATAAAGATTACGTTTATAACTGGAATGATTTTTATAACTTGCGTTATAGCAAACGTGGAAAATTTCAGGCTAGTGTATCGCAACCTTTCGGTAACTACGGGTCTATGTATTTATCGGCTAGTCAGCAAACATACTGGAATACTGATAAAAAAGATTCTTTATACCAAGTTGGTTATAACACCAGTATTAAGGGTATCTATCTAAATGTTGCGTGGAATTACAGTAAATCACCAGGGACAAATGCGGATAAAATTGTCTCGCTAAATGTCTCATTACCTATAAGTAATTGGTTATCTTCCACGAATGATGGGCGCTCATCATCGAATGCCATGACTGCAACGTATGGTTATAGTCAGGATAACCACGGACAGGTAAACCAATATACGGGGGTATCTGGTTCTCTGTTGGAGCAGCATAATCTCAGTTATAACATACAACATGGTTTTGCTAATCAGGATAATAGCAGTAGTGGTTCTGTTGGTGTTAATTATCGTGGGGCATATGGTTCCTTGAATTCCGCCTACAGTTACGATAATGAAGGTAATCAACAAATAAACTATGGCATCAGTGGTGCTCTTGTTGTACATGAAAATGGTCTTACGTTGAGTCAACCATTAGGTGAAACTAATGTTTTGATAAAAGCGCCTGGAGCGAATAATGTGGATGTTCAGCGGGGGACAGGAATATCCACTGACTGGCGTGGATATGCAGTTGTTCCTTATGCAACAGAATATAGACGTAATAATATTTCATTAGATCCTATGTCAATGAATATGCATACTGAACTGGATATCACTTCCACTGAAGTTATTCCGGGAAAAGGTGCGTTAGTTCGTGCAGAGTTTGCTGCTCATATCGGTATTCGTGGTTTGTTCACAGTTCGTTATCGTAATAAATCAGTCCCATTCGGTGCTACAGCCAGCGCTCAGATTAAAAACAGTAGTCAAATTACCGGGATTGTCGGCGATAATGGACAACTTTATCTCTCAGGATTGCCTTTAGAAGGTGTTATTAATATCCAGTGGGGAGACGGTGTTCAGCAAAAATGTCAGGCTAATTACAAGCTCCCTGAAACAGAACTGGATAATCCTGTTAGCTATGCAACTCTGGAGTGCCGCTAA
- a CDS encoding fimbrial protein: MNLIFSKYSVFFILFAFFAFPLSGQANDSVVVTFTGILLAKSCDITTGSKDQSVKMGTYDANEFLNVGDVSPSQTFTINVQGCPTAKSTVYSSGVSANVRFTGDADAINSALLRLSAGADSATGLGIEILDNNDVAIAINGESGFRDLVLNENGDANLTFKLRYKSTQENVHAGQANALLYFDIDYQ; encoded by the coding sequence ATGAATTTAATATTCTCTAAATATTCTGTATTTTTTATTCTTTTCGCTTTTTTTGCTTTTCCGCTCTCAGGGCAGGCCAATGATTCAGTTGTTGTTACATTTACTGGGATTTTGTTGGCAAAAAGCTGTGACATTACTACCGGAAGTAAAGATCAGTCGGTAAAAATGGGCACTTATGATGCTAATGAATTTTTAAATGTAGGTGATGTTTCTCCGAGTCAAACGTTTACGATTAATGTACAAGGATGCCCGACTGCAAAAAGTACTGTTTATAGTTCTGGTGTGAGCGCCAATGTGCGGTTTACTGGTGATGCAGATGCCATTAATAGCGCATTACTGCGTCTCTCCGCCGGTGCAGATAGTGCGACTGGACTGGGAATAGAAATATTGGATAACAATGATGTGGCGATTGCCATTAATGGTGAATCAGGTTTTCGTGATTTAGTGTTAAATGAAAACGGTGATGCTAATTTGACGTTTAAACTTCGCTATAAATCAACTCAGGAAAATGTACATGCCGGGCAAGCAAATGCTCTGTTGTATTTTGATATCGATTATCAGTGA
- the glpD gene encoding glycerol-3-phosphate dehydrogenase — protein sequence METKDLIVIGGGINGAGIAADAAGRGLSVLMLEAQDLACATSSASSKLIHGGLRYLEHYEFRLVSEALAEREVLLKMAPHIAFPMRFRLPHRPHLRPAWMIRIGLFMYDHLGKRTSLPGSTGLRFGANSVLKPEIKRGFEYSDCWVDDARLVLANAQMVVRKGGEVLTRTRATSARRENGLWIVEAEDIDTGKKYTWQARGLVNATGPWVKQFFDDGMHLPSPYGIRLIKGSHIVVPRVHTQKQAYILQNEDKRIVFVIPWMDEFSIIGTTDVEYKGDPKAVKIEESEINYLLKVYNTHFKKQLSRDDIIWTYSGVRPLCDDESDSPQAITRDYTLDIHDEDGKAPLLSVFGGKLTTYRKLAEHALEKLTPYYQGIGPAWTKESVLPGGAIEGDRDDYAARLRRRYPFLTESLARHYARTYGSNSELLLGNAGAISDLGENFGHEFYEAELKYLVDHEWVRRADDALWRRTKQGMWLNADQQSRVSQWLMEYTQQRLSLAS from the coding sequence ATGGAAACCAAAGATCTGATTGTGATAGGTGGCGGCATCAATGGTGCTGGTATCGCGGCAGACGCCGCTGGACGCGGTTTATCCGTGCTGATGCTGGAGGCGCAGGATCTCGCTTGCGCGACCTCTTCCGCCAGTTCAAAACTCATTCACGGTGGCCTGCGCTACCTTGAGCACTATGAATTCCGACTGGTCAGCGAGGCGCTGGCTGAACGTGAAGTGCTACTGAAAATGGCCCCGCATATCGCCTTCCCGATGCGTTTTCGCCTGCCGCATCGTCCGCATCTACGCCCGGCGTGGATGATTCGCATTGGTCTGTTTATGTACGATCATCTGGGTAAGCGCACCAGCCTGCCGGGATCAACCGGTTTGCGTTTTGGCGCAAACTCAGTGTTAAAACCGGAAATTAAGCGCGGATTCGAATATTCTGACTGTTGGGTAGACGACGCCCGTCTGGTACTCGCCAACGCCCAGATGGTGGTGCGTAAAGGCGGTGAAGTGCTTACTCGTACTCGTGCCACGTCTGCTCGCCGCGAAAACGGCCTGTGGATTGTGGAGGCGGAAGATATCGATACCGGCAAAAAATATACATGGCAGGCGCGCGGCCTGGTTAATGCTACCGGCCCGTGGGTGAAACAATTTTTCGACGACGGGATGCATCTGCCTTCGCCTTATGGCATTCGCCTGATCAAAGGCAGCCATATTGTGGTGCCGCGTGTGCATACCCAGAAGCAAGCCTACATTCTGCAAAACGAAGATAAACGTATTGTCTTCGTGATCCCGTGGATGGACGAGTTTTCCATCATCGGCACCACCGATGTGGAATACAAAGGCGATCCAAAAGCAGTGAAGATTGAAGAGAGTGAAATCAATTACCTGTTGAAAGTGTATAACACGCACTTTAAAAAGCAGTTAAGCCGGGACGATATCATCTGGACCTACTCCGGCGTGCGTCCGCTATGTGATGATGAGTCCGACTCGCCACAGGCCATTACCCGTGATTACACCCTTGATATCCATGATGAAGACGGCAAAGCCCCGCTGCTGTCGGTATTCGGCGGTAAGCTGACCACCTACCGCAAACTGGCGGAGCACGCGCTGGAAAAACTGACGCCATATTATCAGGGCATTGGTCCGGCGTGGACGAAAGAGAGCGTGCTGCCGGGTGGTGCCATTGAAGGCGACCGTGACGATTACGCCGCCCGCCTGCGCCGCCGTTACCCGTTCCTGACCGAATCGCTGGCACGTCACTACGCGCGCACTTACGGCAGCAACAGCGAACTGTTGCTCGGCAATGCAGGGGCGATAAGCGACCTCGGTGAAAATTTCGGTCATGAGTTCTACGAAGCGGAGCTGAAATATCTGGTCGACCACGAATGGGTCCGCCGCGCCGACGATGCCCTGTGGCGTCGCACGAAACAAGGCATGTGGCTAAATGCGGATCAACAATCTCGTGTGAGTCAGTGGCTGATGGAATATACGCAGCAGAGGTTGTCGCTGGCGTCGTAA
- a CDS encoding DeoR/GlpR family transcriptional regulator: MKQTQRHNGIIELVKQQGYVSTEELVEHFSVSPQTIRRDLNELAEQNLILRHHGGAALPSSSVNTPWHDRKATQTEEKERIARKVAEQIPNGSTLFIDIGTTPEAVAHALLNHSNLRIVTNNLNVANTLMVKEDFRIILAGGELRSRDGGIIGEATLDFISQFRLDFGILGISGIDSDGSLLEFDYHEVRTKRAIIENSRHVMLVVDHSKFGRNAMVNMGSISMVDAVYTDTMPPASVMQVLKDHHIQLELC, encoded by the coding sequence ATGAAACAAACACAACGTCACAACGGTATTATCGAACTGGTTAAACAGCAGGGTTATGTCAGCACCGAGGAGCTGGTAGAGCATTTCTCCGTTAGCCCGCAGACTATTCGCCGCGATCTCAACGAGCTGGCAGAGCAAAACCTGATCCTGCGCCATCATGGCGGTGCGGCGCTGCCTTCCAGTTCGGTTAATACGCCGTGGCACGATCGCAAGGCCACCCAGACCGAAGAAAAAGAGCGCATCGCCCGCAAAGTGGCGGAGCAAATTCCCAATGGCTCGACGCTGTTTATCGATATCGGCACCACGCCGGAAGCGGTGGCGCACGCGCTGCTTAATCACAGCAATTTACGCATTGTGACCAACAATCTCAACGTCGCTAACACGCTGATGGTAAAAGAGGATTTCCGTATCATTCTTGCCGGTGGCGAATTACGCAGCCGCGATGGCGGGATCATTGGCGAAGCAACGCTCGATTTTATCTCCCAGTTCCGCCTCGATTTCGGCATTCTGGGGATAAGCGGCATCGATAGCGACGGCTCGCTACTGGAGTTCGATTACCACGAAGTTCGCACCAAACGCGCCATCATTGAGAACTCGCGCCACGTTATGCTGGTTGTCGACCACTCAAAATTTGGCCGTAACGCAATGGTCAATATGGGTAGCATCAGCATGGTCGATGCTGTCTACACCGACACGATGCCGCCTGCGAGCGTGATGCAGGTGCTGAAGGACCATCATATTCAACTGGAGCTGTGCTGA
- the rtcB gene encoding RNA-splicing ligase RtcB has protein sequence MNYELLTTENAPVKMWTKGVPVEADARQQLINTAKMPFIFKHIAVMPDVHLGKGSTIGSVIPTKGAIIPAAVGVDIGCGMNALRTALTAADLPENLAELRQAIETAVPHGRTTGRCKRDKGAWENPPVNVDAKWAELEAGYQWLTQKYPRFLNTNNYKHLGTLGTGNHFIEICLDESDQVWIMLHSGSRGIGNAIGTYFIDLAQKEMQETLETLPSRDLAYFMEGTEYFDDYLKAVAWAQLFASLNRDAMMENVVTALQSVTQKTVKQPQTLAMEEINCHHNYVQKEQHFGEEIYVTRKGAVSARAGQYGIIPGSMGAKSFIVRGLGNEESFCSCSHGAGRVMSRTKAKKLFSVEDQIRATAHVECRKDAEVIDEIPMAYKDIDAVMAAQSDLVEVIYTLRQVVCVKG, from the coding sequence ATGAATTACGAATTACTGACCACTGAAAATGCTCCGGTAAAAATGTGGACCAAAGGCGTGCCGGTAGAAGCCGATGCGCGTCAGCAACTTATTAATACCGCGAAGATGCCGTTTATTTTCAAACATATTGCGGTAATGCCTGATGTACACCTGGGTAAAGGTTCCACCATTGGTAGCGTGATCCCGACCAAAGGGGCGATTATTCCGGCGGCGGTGGGCGTGGATATTGGCTGTGGAATGAACGCACTGCGTACCGCGTTAACGGCGGCGGACCTGCCTGAAAACCTGGCAGAGCTGCGTCAGGCGATTGAAACGGCCGTACCGCACGGACGTACTACCGGGCGTTGTAAACGTGATAAAGGCGCATGGGAAAATCCGCCTGTTAACGTCGATGCGAAATGGGCTGAGCTGGAAGCCGGTTATCAGTGGTTAACGCAAAAATATCCCCGTTTCCTTAACACTAACAACTATAAACACCTGGGAACGCTGGGAACGGGTAACCACTTTATTGAAATCTGCCTTGATGAGTCGGACCAGGTGTGGATTATGCTGCACTCCGGTTCACGCGGAATCGGTAATGCCATCGGAACTTACTTTATCGATCTGGCGCAAAAAGAGATGCAGGAAACGCTTGAAACGTTGCCATCGCGTGACCTGGCGTACTTTATGGAAGGTACGGAATACTTTGATGATTACCTGAAAGCCGTGGCCTGGGCGCAGCTTTTTGCCAGCCTTAACCGCGATGCGATGATGGAAAACGTGGTAACGGCGTTGCAGAGCGTTACGCAGAAAACGGTAAAACAGCCACAAACGCTGGCGATGGAAGAGATCAACTGTCACCACAACTATGTGCAAAAAGAACAGCACTTTGGCGAAGAGATCTATGTGACGCGTAAAGGCGCGGTGTCTGCGCGTGCTGGTCAATATGGAATTATTCCCGGTTCGATGGGGGCGAAAAGCTTTATCGTCCGTGGGCTGGGAAATGAAGAGTCGTTCTGTTCGTGCAGCCACGGTGCCGGGCGGGTAATGAGCCGTACTAAAGCGAAAAAACTGTTCAGTGTGGAAGATCAAATCCGTGCCACCGCGCATGTGGAGTGCCGTAAAGATGCCGAGGTGATCGACGAAATCCCGATGGCGTATAAAGATATTGATGCGGTGATGGCGGCACAAAGCGATCTGGTGGAAGTTATCTATACCCTGCGTCAGGTGGTGTGCGTAAAAGGATAA
- a CDS encoding fimbrial protein — protein sequence MITYTGYKLKVIFIIFLFLGYHVVAYAEMGRDREFCYPGSPENNTTPAVFYYNFGTTIISDINNNIPGTILPEKNWKIGLYKAYCNSISNYEVYFSGVSGIDPSGTSGIQQGSDIFVPVTHEISISTHVKLYNKNGTQTDKTVPFYNYSTNYPTDRSKPSNWSSGTEGYIKIKLDKKIISDISLNNVLLVSLYASQRQTEHGPVPLFNAWISNLDIQVPQGCTINEGTSFTVNMPDVWASELSRAGAGAKPAGVTPVATTIPINCTNKDTDAVMTLVFDGNISATRDTNGKQSIIQAQDNPDVGIMIMDSQQNSVDLNALATSVGVPFRLVENQTASAQTADVTFLTLPVSTTGKVPAAGRYNALAILRVEYQ from the coding sequence ATGATTACTTATACCGGATATAAGCTGAAAGTTATTTTTATAATCTTTTTATTCTTGGGTTACCATGTTGTAGCCTATGCTGAAATGGGCCGGGATCGTGAGTTTTGCTATCCTGGATCTCCAGAAAACAATACCACACCGGCTGTTTTTTATTATAATTTTGGCACAACGATTATTTCAGATATAAATAATAATATACCAGGTACTATTCTGCCCGAAAAAAACTGGAAAATTGGTCTGTATAAGGCTTATTGTAATTCCATTAGCAATTATGAGGTATATTTTAGCGGAGTGTCAGGTATTGATCCATCTGGTACATCTGGTATTCAACAGGGGAGTGATATATTTGTTCCAGTGACGCATGAAATATCAATTTCTACACATGTTAAACTCTATAATAAAAATGGGACACAGACAGATAAAACAGTACCATTTTATAATTATAGTACTAATTATCCAACGGATAGAAGTAAACCATCAAATTGGTCTTCAGGAACAGAGGGCTATATTAAAATTAAATTGGATAAAAAGATTATCTCTGATATCTCTCTGAATAATGTACTTTTAGTTTCATTGTATGCCAGTCAGCGGCAAACGGAACATGGGCCAGTACCATTATTTAATGCCTGGATCAGCAACCTGGATATTCAGGTTCCGCAAGGTTGCACAATTAATGAGGGTACGAGTTTTACTGTTAATATGCCGGATGTGTGGGCCAGTGAATTGAGCCGGGCTGGTGCCGGAGCGAAGCCCGCTGGTGTTACTCCTGTAGCAACCACTATTCCGATTAATTGTACGAATAAAGATACAGATGCGGTAATGACGTTGGTATTCGACGGTAACATTTCAGCTACACGTGATACCAATGGGAAACAAAGTATTATTCAGGCACAAGATAATCCTGATGTTGGTATTATGATTATGGATAGTCAGCAAAACTCCGTAGATTTAAATGCTCTGGCAACATCAGTAGGCGTTCCATTCAGATTGGTGGAAAACCAGACGGCTTCTGCGCAAACTGCTGATGTTACTTTCCTGACTTTACCTGTTAGTACAACTGGAAAAGTGCCTGCGGCAGGTCGTTATAATGCACTGGCTATATTGCGAGTGGAATATCAGTAA
- a CDS encoding molecular chaperone, which translates to MRQYRLLSPMIKVVIVLFSLLFSTAQAGLVIGGTRFAYPENQSSISVELKNTSDRDMLVKVAVSPDDARQLTGTVESLPSYSETVFIATPPLFVLKPDKNTKIRINRVGGSLSADRESLFILNVAALPTLENSHSVKTDNQLQIAVRNRMKIFYRPSNLSEDPNMSYQKLRWARKNEIVTVYNPGPRYVTLYNLHVDGKVIDGGMVAPFSHRQQSWCKSQGVCEIAWQTLDVYNNVLPAWKVKMNLLQMDVSGLQVKTD; encoded by the coding sequence ATGCGTCAGTATCGTTTATTGTCACCTATGATTAAGGTAGTCATAGTATTATTTTCCCTTTTATTCTCTACAGCACAAGCAGGCTTAGTGATCGGTGGAACGCGTTTTGCGTATCCGGAAAATCAGTCCTCAATATCTGTTGAACTCAAAAACACTTCAGACAGAGATATGTTAGTCAAGGTTGCTGTCTCCCCTGATGATGCTCGTCAGTTGACGGGAACGGTTGAATCTTTGCCCTCATATTCTGAAACGGTATTTATCGCAACTCCGCCACTGTTTGTTTTGAAGCCTGACAAAAATACAAAAATAAGAATTAATCGTGTTGGTGGCAGTTTATCTGCCGACCGGGAAAGTTTATTTATACTGAATGTTGCAGCATTACCAACGTTGGAAAATAGTCATTCAGTCAAAACTGATAATCAATTGCAAATAGCAGTCCGCAATCGTATGAAAATATTCTATCGGCCATCAAATTTGTCTGAAGACCCGAATATGTCATATCAGAAATTACGCTGGGCACGAAAAAATGAAATTGTTACCGTTTATAATCCAGGCCCCAGATATGTGACACTCTATAACCTACATGTTGATGGTAAAGTTATAGATGGTGGTATGGTCGCACCATTTAGCCATCGCCAACAATCATGGTGTAAATCGCAAGGGGTTTGTGAAATAGCATGGCAGACATTGGATGTTTATAATAATGTTTTACCTGCATGGAAAGTAAAGATGAATCTGTTGCAGATGGATGTGTCAGGTTTACAAGTTAAAACGGATTAG
- the rtcA gene encoding RNA 3'-terminal phosphate cyclase, giving the protein MKRMIALDGAQGEGGGQILRSALSLSMITGQPFTITGIRAGRAKPGLLRQHLTAVKAAAEICRATVEGAELGSQRLVFRPGTVRGGDYRFAIGSAGSCTLVLQTVLPALWFADGPSRVEVSGGTDNPSAPPADFIRRVLEPLLAKIGVHQQTTLLRHGFYPAGGGVVATEVSPVASFNSLQLGERGNIVQMRGEVLLAGVPRHVAEREIATLAGSFSLHEQNIHNLPRDQGPGNTVSLEVESENITERFFVVGEKRVSAEVVAAQLVKEVKRYLASPAAVGEYLADQLVLPMALAGTGEFTVAHPSCHLLTNIAVVERFLPVRFGLIETDGVTRVSIE; this is encoded by the coding sequence ATGAAAAGGATGATTGCGCTGGATGGCGCACAGGGCGAAGGCGGCGGGCAGATCCTGCGCTCGGCGCTGAGCCTGTCGATGATAACCGGCCAGCCATTTACCATCACCGGCATTCGTGCCGGGCGGGCGAAACCGGGGCTGTTGCGCCAACATCTGACCGCGGTAAAAGCGGCTGCGGAAATTTGTAGGGCAACGGTGGAAGGCGCTGAGCTGGGGTCGCAGCGTCTGGTCTTCCGACCTGGCACCGTGCGCGGCGGCGATTACCGCTTTGCTATCGGTAGCGCCGGAAGTTGTACGCTGGTGCTGCAAACGGTGCTGCCCGCGCTGTGGTTTGCCGATGGACCTTCGCGTGTTGAAGTGAGCGGCGGCACCGATAACCCGTCGGCCCCGCCTGCGGATTTTATCCGTCGGGTGCTGGAGCCGCTGCTGGCGAAAATAGGAGTTCATCAGCAAACCACGCTGTTACGTCACGGTTTTTATCCTGCCGGAGGCGGCGTGGTAGCAACGGAAGTCTCACCGGTGGCATCGTTTAATAGCTTGCAACTTGGCGAGCGCGGGAACATTGTGCAGATGCGTGGAGAGGTGCTACTGGCTGGTGTGCCGCGCCATGTTGCTGAGCGTGAAATCGCTACACTGGCGGGTAGTTTTTCCTTGCATGAACAGAATATTCATAACCTGCCGCGCGACCAGGGGCCGGGTAATACCGTCTCGCTTGAAGTCGAAAGTGAAAATATCACCGAACGCTTTTTTGTCGTCGGTGAAAAGCGCGTCAGTGCCGAGGTGGTCGCGGCACAGTTGGTGAAAGAGGTGAAACGCTACCTGGCAAGCCCGGCGGCGGTGGGGGAATATCTCGCCGACCAACTGGTGCTACCGATGGCGCTGGCGGGTACGGGGGAATTTACGGTCGCCCATCCCTCATGCCATCTGCTGACCAATATCGCCGTGGTGGAGCGTTTCTTGCCGGTGCGGTTTGGTTTGATAGAAACAGATGGCGTAACGCGGGTGAGCATTGAATGA